One genomic region from Caballeronia sp. M1242 encodes:
- a CDS encoding porin codes for MKRNLLIVGVLGAFAASAQAQSSVTLYGMLDAGLVYANNAGGHSNWQQGSGSVSDTYFGLRGSEDLGGGLHALFKLESGFNLNNGGFNQDGMFNRQAYVGLQSDQFGTVTLGRQYDSMVDFLGPLSEAGAGYGNNLSAHPFDNDNLDNSFSIKNSVKYRSANYAGFKFGGLYGFSNDAGQFSNNRAWSAGASYTAGPLNFAAAYLQTNNSRNFNTGGAVTAGQSNKGNLTADLQRTFGAGVNYAYGPATVGFVWTNTHYDGLIAASQGGTSFTLPTGTNLHLNNFELNGRYALTPALNLDAAYTYTDGKLTGSNGTGDPKWHTVSLQADYSLSRRTDVYVEGVYQHASGQLGNAGANVAIINTLSPSTSQNQVAAAVGLRHRF; via the coding sequence ATGAAAAGAAATCTCCTCATTGTGGGCGTGCTCGGCGCCTTTGCGGCTTCTGCACAGGCACAAAGCAGCGTCACGCTATACGGCATGCTGGACGCCGGCCTCGTGTATGCGAATAACGCCGGTGGCCACAGCAATTGGCAGCAAGGCAGCGGTTCCGTCTCCGATACGTATTTCGGCTTGCGCGGCAGCGAAGATCTGGGCGGCGGGTTGCACGCGCTCTTCAAGTTGGAGAGCGGCTTCAACCTGAATAACGGCGGCTTCAATCAGGACGGCATGTTCAATCGCCAGGCGTATGTCGGTCTGCAAAGCGATCAGTTCGGTACTGTCACGCTCGGCCGTCAATATGATTCAATGGTCGATTTTCTCGGGCCGCTTTCCGAAGCAGGCGCGGGCTATGGCAACAACCTGAGCGCGCATCCGTTCGATAACGACAATCTCGACAACTCGTTCTCGATCAAGAATTCGGTTAAGTATCGCAGCGCGAATTACGCGGGCTTCAAGTTCGGCGGTCTGTACGGCTTCAGCAACGACGCCGGCCAGTTCTCGAATAACCGCGCATGGAGCGCGGGCGCGTCGTACACAGCCGGCCCGCTGAACTTCGCGGCGGCTTACCTGCAAACGAACAATTCGCGCAACTTCAACACGGGCGGCGCGGTGACGGCGGGACAGAGCAACAAGGGCAACCTGACGGCGGACCTGCAACGCACGTTCGGCGCGGGCGTAAACTACGCGTACGGTCCGGCGACGGTGGGCTTCGTGTGGACGAACACGCACTATGACGGCCTGATCGCGGCGTCGCAGGGCGGCACGTCGTTCACGCTCCCGACCGGCACGAACCTGCATCTGAACAACTTCGAGTTGAACGGCCGCTACGCGCTCACGCCGGCGCTGAACCTCGACGCCGCCTACACCTACACGGACGGCAAGCTCACGGGCTCGAACGGCACGGGCGATCCGAAGTGGCATACCGTTTCGCTGCAAGCCGACTACTCGCTGTCGCGCCGCACGGACGTTTATGTCGAAGGCGTGTATCAGCATGCGTCCGGCCAGCTCGGCAACGCAGGCGCGAACGTCGCGATCATCAACACGCTGTCGCCGTCGACCTCGCAGAATCAGGTCGCCGCTGCGGTGGGTCTGCGTCACCGGTTCTAA
- a CDS encoding manganese catalase family protein, whose amino-acid sequence MFIHNKRLQYTVRVAAPNPGLANLLLEQFGGPQGELAAAMRYFTQAVTEDDPGRKDMLFDIATEEMSHLEVIGSIVAMLNKGAKGALAEAVEQEAELYRSMTGNGNDSHTTAILYGAGTPLTNSAGYPWTAAYIDTIGEPTADLRSNIAAEARAKIVYERLINVTDDPGIKDALGFLMTREIAHQKSFEKALHSIQPNFPQGKLPGVPEFTSVYFNMSKGDDARGPWNEGGDWKFVEDPQPAVDGGDGTASVTVSEMEKDALTTMATRTASDPAADPVTGADLGSGKAV is encoded by the coding sequence ATGTTCATCCACAACAAACGTCTGCAGTACACGGTGCGCGTTGCCGCGCCCAATCCCGGCCTCGCCAATCTGCTTCTCGAGCAGTTCGGCGGCCCGCAAGGCGAGCTTGCCGCCGCCATGCGCTACTTCACGCAAGCGGTTACCGAAGACGATCCGGGCCGCAAGGACATGCTCTTCGATATTGCGACCGAAGAGATGAGCCACCTCGAAGTGATCGGCAGCATCGTCGCGATGCTGAACAAGGGCGCGAAGGGCGCGCTGGCCGAAGCGGTGGAGCAGGAAGCCGAGCTGTATCGCTCGATGACGGGCAACGGCAACGATTCGCACACGACCGCGATCCTGTACGGCGCGGGCACGCCGCTGACGAACTCGGCGGGTTATCCGTGGACAGCGGCGTATATCGACACGATCGGCGAGCCGACGGCTGACTTGCGCTCGAACATTGCGGCCGAAGCGCGCGCGAAGATCGTCTATGAGCGCCTCATCAACGTCACGGACGATCCCGGCATCAAGGACGCGCTCGGCTTTCTGATGACGCGCGAAATCGCACATCAGAAGTCGTTCGAGAAGGCGCTGCATTCGATCCAGCCGAACTTCCCGCAAGGCAAGCTGCCGGGCGTGCCGGAGTTCACGAGCGTGTACTTCAACATGTCGAAGGGCGACGACGCACGCGGCCCGTGGAACGAAGGCGGCGACTGGAAGTTCGTCGAAGATCCGCAACCCGCAGTCGATGGTGGCGACGGCACCGCGAGCGTGACCGTGAGCGAGATGGAGAAGGACGCGCTCACCACGATGGCAACGCGCACTGCGTCCGACCCCGCCGCCGACCCGGTGACCGGCGCGGACCTGGGCTCGGGCAAGGCAGTCTGA
- a CDS encoding zinc-dependent alcohol dehydrogenase: MKALIWQGKKDIRYETVPDPVIEHPRDAIIKVSTCAICGSDLHLFDGFMPGMESGDIMGHEFMGEVVEVGSGNSALKKGDRIVVPFTIVCGECDQCKRGNFSVCERSNRNKDVADKVFGHTTAGLFGYTHLTGGYPGGQAEYVRVPFADKTHVKIPDGLTDEQVLFLGDIFPTGWQAAVQCDIEPTDTVAIWGAGPVGQMAIRSAVLLGAKQVIAIDYIPERLAMARAGGATVINFKEESVLERLGELTQGKGPEKCIDAVGMESHATRSVDAMYDRAKQAVMLETDRPHVLREMIYVCRPAGTLSVPGVYGGLIDKIPFGAAMNKGLTWRMGQTHVNRWTDDLLKRIQDGQIDPSFVITHTVSLADGPGMYKTFRDKEDGCIKVVLKP; this comes from the coding sequence ATGAAGGCGCTGATTTGGCAAGGCAAGAAAGACATCCGCTACGAGACAGTCCCGGACCCGGTCATCGAGCACCCGCGCGATGCCATCATCAAGGTATCGACGTGCGCAATCTGCGGTTCGGACCTGCATCTCTTCGACGGCTTCATGCCTGGCATGGAATCCGGCGACATCATGGGCCACGAGTTCATGGGTGAAGTGGTCGAAGTCGGCTCGGGCAACAGCGCGCTCAAAAAGGGCGATCGCATCGTCGTGCCGTTCACGATCGTTTGCGGCGAGTGCGATCAGTGCAAGCGCGGCAATTTTTCGGTGTGCGAACGCAGCAATCGCAACAAGGATGTCGCGGACAAAGTGTTCGGCCACACGACAGCGGGCCTCTTCGGTTACACGCACCTGACGGGCGGCTATCCCGGCGGACAAGCCGAATACGTGCGCGTGCCGTTTGCGGACAAGACGCACGTCAAGATTCCGGACGGCCTGACCGACGAGCAAGTGCTCTTTCTCGGCGACATCTTCCCGACCGGCTGGCAGGCCGCCGTGCAATGCGATATCGAGCCGACGGACACGGTCGCGATCTGGGGCGCGGGCCCGGTCGGCCAGATGGCGATTCGCAGCGCGGTGCTGCTCGGCGCAAAGCAGGTGATCGCGATCGACTATATTCCCGAGCGCCTCGCGATGGCGCGCGCGGGCGGCGCGACCGTCATCAATTTCAAGGAAGAAAGCGTGCTGGAACGTCTGGGCGAACTCACGCAGGGCAAGGGTCCGGAGAAGTGCATCGACGCAGTGGGCATGGAATCGCACGCGACGCGTTCCGTCGATGCCATGTACGACCGCGCGAAGCAGGCCGTGATGCTGGAGACGGACCGCCCGCACGTGCTGCGCGAGATGATCTACGTGTGCCGTCCGGCGGGCACGCTGTCGGTGCCGGGCGTATACGGGGGACTCATCGACAAGATTCCGTTCGGCGCCGCGATGAACAAGGGACTGACGTGGCGCATGGGGCAGACGCACGTGAACCGCTGGACGGACGACTTGCTCAAGCGCATACAGGACGGACAGATCGACCCGTCGTTCGTCATCACGCACACGGTGTCGCTCGCGGACGGCCCGGGCATGTACAAGACGTTCCGCGACAAGGAAGACGGCTGCATCAAGGTCGTGCTGAAGCCGTGA
- a CDS encoding ShlB/FhaC/HecB family hemolysin secretion/activation protein — MRALAVAVAALCAHIGDAAAQAYRDVAPIAPPAAERPRAPQPPQQPADESHAVAIEDLRGIAFARAGEAASGHRRSAAQSAAQGAITSTDLPLVDAAFLDTFAADLGKPLTFARLAQIRRAVVQRYRDAGQPLVDVYVPEQDVSDGVVTVAVAEFRAGRVMAKGNRYFSDALLTREMPLASGEPIHEADVAAGLALLNANPYRRVDVIYAPGEAQNTTDVVLQTEDRLPLRLYGGYNNDGVRDLGRDRFLAGFDYGNLFGIDARIGYQATASNDLFSGNPDIEGRPDRARFIAHSFNFFAPLPWLDRIELFGVFAQSTPRLPDSYGQTGISSQLSFRYDRLLPPLDNAGAWQQQIQFGYDFKRSNNDLEFGGFQVFNANTHIHQFVLAYDLTNSDPAGGTHLNASLFASPGRLDSSNNEAAFDAARLGATPRYQYVQLSGQHESALGASGFSVSARGLFQWTGNTLLPSEELGLGGDATVRGYEPYAAQGDRGWNVQTEMRAPAFTLGVAALQPFVFFDAGHVWNRIPEAGEVNNASLASVGAGIRSQMGRFVSVRGTFGFPLKAVVPNGSKAPLGEVFVVIGS; from the coding sequence ATGCGCGCGTTGGCCGTCGCGGTGGCGGCGCTGTGCGCGCATATCGGCGATGCCGCCGCGCAGGCTTATCGCGATGTCGCGCCGATCGCGCCGCCCGCCGCCGAGCGCCCGCGCGCGCCACAGCCGCCGCAGCAGCCGGCCGACGAGTCGCATGCCGTCGCGATCGAAGACTTGCGCGGCATTGCGTTCGCGCGCGCAGGCGAGGCCGCATCGGGCCATCGCCGATCCGCCGCGCAGTCCGCCGCGCAGGGCGCGATCACGTCCACGGACCTTCCGCTCGTCGACGCCGCCTTTCTCGACACCTTCGCCGCCGATCTCGGCAAGCCGCTTACCTTCGCGCGTCTCGCGCAGATCCGCCGCGCGGTCGTGCAGCGATATCGCGACGCGGGACAGCCGCTCGTCGATGTCTACGTGCCCGAGCAGGACGTGAGCGACGGCGTGGTGACCGTCGCGGTCGCCGAGTTCCGCGCGGGGCGCGTGATGGCGAAGGGCAACCGCTATTTCTCCGATGCGCTGCTCACGCGCGAGATGCCGCTTGCGAGCGGCGAGCCGATCCACGAAGCCGATGTGGCAGCGGGACTCGCGCTGCTCAACGCGAATCCGTATCGCCGCGTCGACGTGATCTATGCGCCGGGCGAGGCGCAGAACACGACCGACGTCGTGTTGCAAACGGAAGACCGCCTGCCACTGCGCCTCTACGGCGGCTACAACAACGACGGTGTGCGCGATCTGGGACGCGACCGGTTTCTCGCGGGCTTCGACTACGGCAACCTGTTCGGCATCGACGCGCGCATCGGCTATCAGGCGACGGCCAGCAACGACCTCTTTTCGGGCAATCCGGACATCGAAGGACGGCCCGACCGCGCGCGCTTCATTGCGCACTCATTCAACTTCTTCGCGCCGCTGCCGTGGCTCGATCGCATCGAACTGTTCGGCGTATTCGCGCAAAGCACGCCGCGCCTGCCAGACAGTTACGGACAGACCGGCATTAGTTCGCAGTTGAGCTTTCGCTACGACCGCCTGCTTCCGCCGCTCGACAACGCGGGCGCGTGGCAGCAGCAGATTCAGTTCGGCTATGACTTCAAGCGCTCGAACAACGACCTCGAATTCGGCGGCTTTCAGGTGTTCAACGCGAACACGCATATCCACCAGTTCGTGCTTGCCTACGATCTCACGAACAGCGACCCGGCGGGCGGCACGCATCTGAACGCGTCGCTCTTTGCGAGTCCCGGCCGTCTCGACAGCAGCAACAACGAAGCCGCCTTCGATGCCGCGCGGCTCGGCGCGACGCCGCGTTATCAGTACGTGCAACTGTCGGGACAGCATGAGTCGGCGCTGGGGGCGTCGGGATTTTCGGTGTCCGCGCGAGGGCTATTTCAGTGGACCGGCAACACGCTTTTGCCGAGCGAAGAACTCGGGCTAGGCGGCGATGCGACCGTGCGCGGCTACGAGCCGTATGCGGCGCAAGGCGATCGCGGCTGGAACGTACAGACGGAAATGCGCGCGCCCGCGTTCACGCTGGGCGTCGCGGCGTTGCAGCCGTTCGTCTTCTTCGATGCCGGACACGTGTGGAACCGCATTCCCGAAGCGGGCGAGGTCAACAACGCATCGCTCGCGAGCGTCGGCGCGGGCATTCGCTCTCAGATGGGGCGTTTCGTCAGCGTGCGAGGAACGTTCGGGTTCCCGCTGAAAGCGGTGGTGCCGAACGGATCGAAGGCGCCGCTCGGCGAAGTGTTCGTCGTGATCGGAAGTTGA
- a CDS encoding filamentous hemagglutinin N-terminal domain-containing protein encodes MQRSIGSFSRASRLRPLSAIVPLIVGLHCAHAAPPLPSGGQFAVGSGSITGGGRSLVIDQTSPRGVIDWKSFSIGSGRQVTFNNGNGATLNRVTGGDPSTILGQLTASGSVYLINPQGVVIGPGGVIATGGRFVASSLNVSDAAFMKGGDLTFSGDGRGVVVNLGKIGSSGGDVFLVSRTAAVNAGSIDAPKGSAELAAGAQVLLHDSSSGQQIFVQTGSHGTVANAGVIHAAQASLQAADGNVYALAGNNAAIRATGTAKRDGHVWLVADQGAVHAAGTLAATNANGSGGTVETRAATLDVANANVVAGEWSLSSPTLAIDSATGNALSRSLANGTSVNAQSGGDLTVNGNVQWNGNASLTLGAGHGVTVAQTSTIANTGGGNLTLRADAKGVDNGGSVINRGKIDWSGSTGIVSALYDMNGSYAPGTLLTHAGWTAAPYSGVVTQITAYKLVNTLADLGRVSENLAGNYALGKDIDASATAYPNFFTPIGATPDTPFTGQFDGFGHTIDRLASSDSSSSGYVGMFGVIGASGVVRDIKLTNASVGGGAPGTYGLLAAQNNGLITYASTSGDVSYGGFGGGGNGGLVGANNGRIERSSSSATVGYQGPSGGLVGVNTGTIAQSYATGDVSGGSHASVGGLVAFNTGTITQSYATGSTGGQTGDGGLVYDNGSTGVINESFAVGQVGGGGPPFAVYGGIAAMNEGVINNVYWNRDTTTFTNAVGANNGTAPGDANGLSSAQMRVPGNFASWNFNAGGAWTLPADATHPVLSWQQARP; translated from the coding sequence ATGCAGCGCAGCATCGGTTCTTTCAGTCGCGCCTCGCGGCTTCGGCCGCTTTCGGCCATCGTGCCGCTTATCGTCGGTCTTCACTGCGCGCACGCCGCGCCCCCGCTTCCGAGCGGCGGCCAGTTCGCCGTGGGCAGCGGCTCGATCACCGGCGGCGGCCGGTCGCTCGTGATCGACCAGACTTCGCCGCGCGGCGTGATCGACTGGAAGAGCTTTTCCATTGGCAGCGGCCGGCAGGTCACGTTCAACAACGGCAACGGCGCGACGCTCAATCGCGTGACGGGCGGCGATCCGTCCACCATTCTCGGCCAGCTCACCGCGAGCGGCAGCGTGTATCTCATCAACCCGCAAGGCGTGGTGATCGGGCCGGGCGGCGTAATCGCGACGGGCGGGCGCTTCGTCGCGTCGTCGCTGAACGTGAGCGATGCGGCCTTCATGAAGGGCGGCGATCTCACCTTTTCCGGCGACGGCCGCGGCGTCGTCGTGAATCTCGGCAAGATCGGATCGAGCGGCGGCGATGTCTTCCTCGTCTCGCGCACGGCCGCAGTGAACGCCGGCTCCATCGACGCGCCCAAGGGCAGCGCCGAACTGGCGGCGGGCGCGCAAGTGCTGCTGCACGATTCGTCGAGCGGCCAGCAGATTTTCGTGCAGACGGGCAGCCACGGCACGGTCGCGAACGCGGGCGTGATCCACGCGGCGCAAGCGAGCCTTCAGGCCGCCGACGGCAACGTCTACGCGCTCGCGGGCAACAACGCGGCGATCCGCGCGACCGGCACCGCGAAGCGCGACGGCCACGTGTGGCTCGTCGCCGACCAGGGCGCGGTGCATGCGGCGGGAACCCTCGCCGCGACGAATGCGAACGGCAGCGGCGGCACGGTCGAAACCCGCGCGGCCACGCTCGACGTCGCGAACGCAAACGTTGTCGCTGGCGAGTGGTCGCTCTCGTCGCCGACGCTCGCCATCGACAGCGCCACCGGGAACGCGTTGTCGCGCAGCCTCGCAAACGGCACGTCCGTGAATGCGCAGTCCGGCGGCGATCTGACCGTGAACGGCAACGTGCAATGGAACGGCAACGCGTCGTTGACGCTCGGCGCAGGGCATGGCGTCACGGTAGCGCAGACATCAACTATCGCGAACACGGGCGGCGGCAATCTCACCCTGCGCGCCGATGCGAAAGGCGTCGACAATGGCGGCAGCGTGATCAATCGCGGCAAGATCGACTGGTCGGGCAGCACGGGCATTGTGAGCGCGCTCTACGACATGAACGGCAGCTACGCGCCCGGCACGCTGCTCACGCACGCCGGCTGGACGGCCGCGCCGTATAGCGGCGTCGTCACGCAGATCACAGCGTACAAGCTCGTCAACACGCTCGCCGATCTCGGCCGCGTCTCGGAGAACCTCGCGGGCAACTATGCGCTCGGCAAGGACATCGACGCGAGCGCGACCGCGTATCCCAACTTCTTTACGCCGATCGGCGCGACGCCCGACACGCCGTTCACCGGCCAGTTCGACGGCTTCGGCCACACCATCGACCGGCTCGCGTCCAGTGATTCTTCGTCGTCGGGATACGTCGGCATGTTCGGGGTGATCGGCGCGAGCGGCGTCGTGCGCGACATCAAGCTGACGAACGCCAGCGTCGGCGGCGGCGCGCCCGGAACCTACGGTCTGCTCGCCGCGCAGAACAACGGCCTGATCACGTATGCCTCGACCTCGGGCGACGTGTCGTACGGCGGCTTCGGCGGCGGAGGAAACGGCGGGCTCGTCGGCGCGAACAACGGCCGCATCGAGCGTTCGTCGAGCAGCGCGACGGTCGGCTATCAGGGCCCGTCCGGCGGCCTCGTGGGCGTGAATACCGGGACCATCGCGCAGTCGTATGCGACCGGCGACGTCAGCGGCGGCTCGCATGCATCGGTGGGCGGGCTCGTCGCGTTCAATACCGGCACGATCACGCAGTCCTACGCGACCGGCAGCACGGGCGGCCAGACCGGCGACGGCGGACTGGTCTACGACAACGGCAGCACGGGCGTCATCAACGAATCGTTCGCGGTCGGTCAGGTCGGCGGCGGCGGACCTCCGTTTGCCGTGTACGGCGGCATCGCGGCGATGAACGAAGGCGTGATCAACAACGTCTACTGGAACCGCGACACGACGACGTTCACGAATGCCGTGGGCGCGAACAACGGCACCGCGCCGGGCGACGCGAACGGACTCTCGAGCGCGCAAATGCGCGTGCCGGGCAACTTCGCGTCGTGGAACTTCAACGCGGGCGGCGCGTGGACGCTGCCTGCAGACGCGACGCACCCGGTCCTCAGCTGGCAGCAGGCGCGCCCCTGA
- a CDS encoding NADH:flavin oxidoreductase/NADH oxidase yields the protein MPQAALFTPTRVRNLELANRIVIAPMCQYSAEDGCMNEWHLIHLGQLALSGAALLTIEATAVLPEGRITWADVGLWNDETEAALERTLKGIRRWSDMPIAIQLSHAGRKASTEVPWEGGAQLPPDDAHGWQTEAPSSVPFEESETPPVALDRAGLERIRDAFAASAKRAARLGIDLIQIHAAHGYLLHQFLSPLSNRRDDEYGGSLENRMRFPLEVFDAVRGAFPEDRPVTVRVSGTDWVEGGWDIEQTIAFARALEARGCDSIHVSSGGLHPAQKIPVGPSYQVPLARAVKGAVKMPVVAVGLITGIEQAESIIGTGDADMIALARTALYDPRWPWHAAAQLGAHVRAPKQYLRSQPHQYRDLFEED from the coding sequence ATGCCACAAGCCGCTCTGTTCACTCCCACGCGCGTGCGCAACCTCGAACTGGCGAACCGCATCGTCATTGCACCGATGTGCCAGTACTCGGCCGAAGACGGCTGCATGAACGAATGGCATCTGATCCATCTCGGCCAGCTCGCGTTGTCGGGCGCGGCGCTGCTCACTATCGAGGCGACCGCCGTGCTGCCCGAAGGCCGCATCACGTGGGCCGATGTCGGCCTATGGAATGACGAAACCGAAGCCGCCCTCGAACGCACGCTGAAGGGCATTCGCCGCTGGTCCGACATGCCGATCGCCATCCAGTTGAGCCACGCGGGCCGCAAGGCATCGACGGAAGTGCCGTGGGAAGGCGGCGCGCAGCTCCCGCCCGACGACGCGCATGGCTGGCAGACCGAAGCGCCTTCGTCCGTGCCGTTCGAAGAGAGCGAAACGCCGCCCGTCGCGCTGGATCGCGCGGGGCTCGAGCGCATCCGCGATGCCTTCGCCGCTTCGGCGAAACGCGCCGCGCGACTCGGCATCGACCTCATTCAGATTCACGCGGCGCACGGTTATCTGCTGCATCAGTTTCTGTCGCCGCTTTCGAACCGGCGCGACGACGAATATGGCGGCTCGCTCGAAAACCGCATGCGCTTTCCGCTCGAAGTCTTCGACGCCGTGCGCGGCGCCTTCCCCGAGGACCGGCCGGTGACGGTTCGCGTGTCCGGCACGGACTGGGTGGAAGGCGGCTGGGATATCGAACAGACCATCGCCTTCGCGCGCGCACTGGAGGCGCGCGGCTGCGATTCGATCCACGTGTCGAGCGGCGGCCTGCACCCGGCGCAAAAGATTCCCGTCGGTCCCAGCTATCAGGTGCCGCTTGCGCGCGCGGTCAAGGGCGCGGTGAAGATGCCGGTCGTCGCGGTCGGGCTCATCACCGGCATCGAGCAGGCGGAGAGCATCATCGGAACGGGCGACGCGGACATGATCGCGCTCGCCCGCACCGCGCTCTACGACCCGCGCTGGCCGTGGCACGCGGCGGCGCAACTGGGCGCGCACGTGCGCGCGCCAAAGCAGTATCTGCGCTCGCAGCCGCATCAATATAGGGACTTGTTCGAAGAGGACTGA
- a CDS encoding ABC transporter ATP-binding protein encodes MTRPALECRRLHKTYGPGRTILAGLDFTLGASEFIAIMGDSGVGKSTLLNLIAGLDAPDSGEILIDGVPISAMSDEAATKTRREKLGFVFQAFHVLPHLTLVQNVAVPLLLNGLPTTPAHGMLAAVGLFNRQNDLPRQLSGGELQRVAIARALVHRPRLILADEPTGNLDPQTAHEILGLFHAETKATGAAVIMVTHSEAAAAFADRVLILADGTLHEAASLAAFNESRAR; translated from the coding sequence ATGACACGCCCCGCCCTGGAATGCCGCCGCCTTCACAAAACCTATGGTCCCGGCAGAACCATTCTTGCAGGGCTGGACTTCACGCTCGGCGCGAGCGAATTCATCGCGATCATGGGCGACTCGGGCGTGGGGAAATCCACGCTGCTCAATCTGATCGCGGGCCTCGACGCCCCCGACAGCGGCGAGATTCTGATCGACGGCGTGCCCATCTCCGCGATGAGCGACGAAGCCGCCACCAAAACGCGTCGCGAAAAGCTCGGCTTCGTGTTTCAGGCGTTCCACGTGTTGCCGCATCTCACGCTGGTGCAGAACGTCGCTGTGCCGCTGCTCCTGAACGGCCTGCCGACCACGCCCGCCCACGGCATGCTCGCCGCCGTCGGTCTCTTCAATCGTCAGAACGATCTGCCGCGCCAGCTTTCCGGCGGCGAACTTCAGCGCGTGGCCATCGCGCGGGCGCTGGTGCATCGCCCGCGGCTGATACTTGCGGACGAACCGACCGGCAATCTCGATCCGCAAACCGCGCACGAAATCCTCGGCCTCTTTCACGCTGAAACGAAAGCGACCGGCGCGGCCGTGATCATGGTCACGCATTCCGAAGCTGCCGCCGCATTCGCCGACCGTGTGCTGATCCTCGCCGACGGCACGCTGCACGAAGCCGCGTCCCTTGCGGCGTTCAACGAGTCGCGCGCGCGATGA